ATCGTAAGTTGTATTTTGTTTTTTCTTTCTTATTTTCCCCTTCCTGCACAAATACAACCTAACAAACGATATGTGTTTATACTTGATGCTAGTGGCTCCATGTCTGAAAAATGGGATGGCAAAACCCGGATGGCCGTTGCCAAAGAAAAATTATTACAAGTACTCGGCGGACTTCCAAAAGATGTGAGTGTTGGGCTTGTTGCTTATGGAAACAGAATCGCTGGTTGTTCTTCTGCTCGTTTGTATCATCCCATCCAACGAGGGGCGGCTTCGGTTGTGAGTCAAAAAATCTCCTCCATTGTCCCCGCAGGATCCACACCCATCGCACAAACTTTGAGTGTTGTGGGAGAATACCTTTTGAATGATGTGCAAGAAACAGAAATTATATTTATCTCCGATGGAGTCGAAAGTTGTGATGGAGATCCAAAATCCGTCCTTTACCAACTGAAAAGTTCTGGAAAAAAATTTCGTTTGCAAGTCTTGGGAATTGATATTGATCCGAAGGGGGAAGAAGATCTAAAAAGACTTTCGATACTGGGGGATGGGAATTATTATCCTTTGAAACGTCCCGAAGATTATGATTCTTCTTTTAAACGAATCTTTTTTGCACAAGAACCAGAACCGGTAACTCTTTCCCATTCAGAATCGCAAAGCCCTCTCCCCACACAAAACCAAATCAAAATTCTCAATATCCTACCCTACGAAGAGGGATCAGAATCCGGTTACATTCTAAATTACGAATACAGAGCTACAGCCAATACTTCCTATATGGTGCAATTGTATCTCTATCCCGCAGAAGAAAAGTTACGAAGTTTTCCAGTTCCTCCACTTCGCGAAAGACGAATGGGAGACTTAACCAAACACCAGATCGAATTCCAATTGGGGTCCGAAGGAAAAGGACGTTGGGTCTTTCGCTTGCCGACTGGAAAACGAATGCGTGCCTCCGCCGAACTCTGGGATATGACGGGTGTTCCGAAAATTCTTGCCCTATCAGAAGAAAAACCCGTTCAGTAGAACCCGGGTTTCGACCGAAACTGATAGTAATGAGACAGAATTCGACAGATTGGCAATTTTGGAAACGGGCCCTTTTCGCTATAGGAATCCTAATCTCTATGGGAATTTTGCCCCTAACCGCAGATCGTTCGGTAAGTCAAATTTTTGCAAATGAACGCACCAAACAAGGTGACCTTCTTTTCCAAAAAGCAAAAGAATTTTTGGAAGATAGGAACCACTACCGATCCGTAGAATCCTGCAAAAGTTTTTTATTACTCTACCCAAGCCATCCCAAAACACGAGAGGTTCGGAAGGTTTTAAGTTCCAACTACCGCATGACGGGAGATATTTTAGCTCTTGCCGAAAACGAACTCAAAATTTATAAAGAATTTCCCAATACAGAAGAAGGTCTCGAATCGTACTTAATTTCCGGCAAAGCTTTTGTCCGTATGGGCCGGGAAGATAAAGCTTATCAGATTTTTCAGGACATTATCAAAAATACGTATTCTAGCAAAATAGCACAAGAAGCGGAATTAGAACTGACTCAGATGGAAATTCTGGGTGAGAGTAAAAATAAGTAATTTTTACGAAAATATTGCCCTAGGGATCTCCGATAATAAACTAGGCACGTTGAGCAAAAAGGGTTCAGAGATTTAAGAATGTCGTTTTTTCAAATGGTTACTTTCCCGGCGAACTCCTACATTATTGTAGAGGGGAAAAAGGATGCGAACAATTTCTATATCATCCGTGAGGGTAAAGTACGTGTCACTCGTGAGACTGCTGTTGTTGGAGAAGATCCCAACCAAGTTTTAGGGCCAGGTGACTTTTTTGGTGTAGTTGCCGCCATGAGTCAACATCCTCAAATTGAATCCGCTACCTCGCTTACAAATGTATCTTTAATTTCTGTTAGTTATGACCAATTTGGAACCTTAATCCAAAAGTCTACCGCTGTTGCAATGAATATCATTCGTTTCTTCTCCATGAAGTTACGACAATTTGATACAACCATCACTCGATTGTCCTTCCGAAATGCAGTCGAAGAAGATCCAAACGAACTTTTCAAAATTGGCGAATACTATTTCCAACAGCAAAATACCTCACATGCCTCCTTTGCATACCAAAGTTATTTAAAACACCTTCCCAATGGACAGTTTGTACCGCAGGCTAAGTTGCGATTACAAACCATGAACCAACCGTTTCAAGCGGCTGCCATTGATTACACTAAGTTCAATCGAAACTACAAAGATAGTGAGATGATCTTTTGCGAACACGAACCAGGTAAGGAACTTTTCATATTACAAAGTGGAAAGGTAAAGATTTCAAAAATCGTAAACCAAAACGAAGTGATGCTCGCTGTTCTCCAAGCAGGGGACATCTTTGGAGAGATGGCCATTCTTGATAACAAACCTCGCTCTGCTTCTGCGGTGGCAGCTGGGGATGTCGAACTACTTGCCATCAACAAAGCCAACTTTGAAGGAATGGTAAAAGCCCAACCACAATTGGCAACAAGGCTCATTACTTTACTATCCGAAAGGATTTGGATTGCCTACAAACAATTAGCAAACTTACTTCTAAAAGACCCACAAGGTCGTATCGTAGATACACTCATGACTCTGGCAGAAAAGAACAGGATCAAAGTGACTCCCAAACAAGCATACAATTTTGAAATTGGAACCAAGGACCTTCTGAAAATGGTGGGTCTTACCGATCCAAAAGATGA
Above is a window of Leptospira wolbachii serovar Codice str. CDC DNA encoding:
- a CDS encoding tetratricopeptide repeat protein, whose translation is MRQNSTDWQFWKRALFAIGILISMGILPLTADRSVSQIFANERTKQGDLLFQKAKEFLEDRNHYRSVESCKSFLLLYPSHPKTREVRKVLSSNYRMTGDILALAENELKIYKEFPNTEEGLESYLISGKAFVRMGREDKAYQIFQDIIKNTYSSKIAQEAELELTQMEILGESKNK
- a CDS encoding Crp/Fnr family transcriptional regulator, which gives rise to MSFFQMVTFPANSYIIVEGKKDANNFYIIREGKVRVTRETAVVGEDPNQVLGPGDFFGVVAAMSQHPQIESATSLTNVSLISVSYDQFGTLIQKSTAVAMNIIRFFSMKLRQFDTTITRLSFRNAVEEDPNELFKIGEYYFQQQNTSHASFAYQSYLKHLPNGQFVPQAKLRLQTMNQPFQAAAIDYTKFNRNYKDSEMIFCEHEPGKELFILQSGKVKISKIVNQNEVMLAVLQAGDIFGEMAILDNKPRSASAVAAGDVELLAINKANFEGMVKAQPQLATRLITLLSERIWIAYKQLANLLLKDPQGRIVDTLMTLAEKNRIKVTPKQAYNFEIGTKDLLKMVGLTDPKDELIISDIMKNNKFIRMDMGKIVCSDMAELEKLVQFYHKKANMENKLKKLK
- a CDS encoding vWA domain-containing protein — encoded protein: MRKQNRNQGLRFTHFFVIVSCILFFLSYFPLPAQIQPNKRYVFILDASGSMSEKWDGKTRMAVAKEKLLQVLGGLPKDVSVGLVAYGNRIAGCSSARLYHPIQRGAASVVSQKISSIVPAGSTPIAQTLSVVGEYLLNDVQETEIIFISDGVESCDGDPKSVLYQLKSSGKKFRLQVLGIDIDPKGEEDLKRLSILGDGNYYPLKRPEDYDSSFKRIFFAQEPEPVTLSHSESQSPLPTQNQIKILNILPYEEGSESGYILNYEYRATANTSYMVQLYLYPAEEKLRSFPVPPLRERRMGDLTKHQIEFQLGSEGKGRWVFRLPTGKRMRASAELWDMTGVPKILALSEEKPVQ